Proteins encoded within one genomic window of Bacillus thuringiensis:
- the ypwA gene encoding carboxypeptidase, with amino-acid sequence MTVATYEVEKQFLTYVKKIQNYGEALSLMFWDLRTGAPKKGVDQRSEVIGMLSSEVFAMSTSDEMGNYLTELENLIREDKLSETTKKMVEECRKEYDRNKKIPQAEYEAYVKLEAKAESVWEEAREKSDFEMFRPYLEKIVEFKKKFIAYWGYETYKYNTLLDMYEPGITVEVLDHVFGQLRERIVPLVKEISESQKRLKTSALSEHFSKEKQKNFTLELLKQLNYDFEAGRLDETVHPFEITLNRGDVRITTRYDEKDFRMAVFGTIHECGHAVYEQNIAEKFEGTPLCSGTSMGIHESQSLFFENFIGRNKSFWKKNYDLLKEYSDGQFNDISVDEFYDAINESKPSFIRIEADELTYPLHVMVRYELEKELFDGTLQVKDLPAAWNDKMEAYLGIRPANDAQGVLQDVHWAGGSFGYFPSYALGYMYAAQFKQRMLKDIPNFDALLEEGNVTPIRKWLTENIHQYGKTKKPLEILEDVTGEGLNANYLADYLEAKYKEIYDL; translated from the coding sequence CCTAAAAAAGGTGTAGACCAACGTTCAGAAGTAATTGGTATGCTTTCATCAGAAGTGTTTGCTATGTCGACTTCAGATGAGATGGGAAATTATTTAACAGAGCTTGAAAATTTAATACGTGAAGACAAACTTTCTGAAACGACGAAGAAAATGGTTGAAGAGTGTCGTAAAGAATATGATAGAAATAAGAAAATTCCACAAGCGGAATATGAAGCGTATGTGAAATTAGAAGCGAAAGCGGAAAGTGTGTGGGAAGAAGCTCGCGAAAAATCTGATTTCGAAATGTTCCGTCCGTATTTAGAAAAAATTGTTGAATTTAAAAAGAAATTTATTGCATATTGGGGTTACGAAACATATAAATATAATACATTATTAGATATGTATGAGCCGGGTATTACAGTAGAAGTATTAGATCATGTATTTGGTCAACTTCGTGAGCGTATCGTCCCACTCGTAAAAGAAATATCGGAGTCGCAAAAGAGATTAAAGACAAGTGCTTTATCAGAACATTTTTCAAAAGAAAAACAAAAGAACTTTACATTAGAGCTATTAAAACAATTGAATTATGACTTTGAAGCAGGTCGTCTTGATGAAACGGTACATCCATTTGAGATTACATTAAATAGAGGGGATGTTCGTATTACGACACGCTATGACGAAAAAGATTTCCGTATGGCTGTATTTGGAACAATACATGAATGTGGTCATGCTGTATATGAACAAAATATTGCAGAGAAATTTGAAGGTACACCGCTATGTAGTGGAACATCTATGGGCATTCATGAGTCACAATCATTATTCTTTGAGAACTTTATCGGTCGTAATAAATCATTCTGGAAGAAAAATTATGATTTATTAAAAGAGTATAGCGATGGTCAATTCAATGATATATCAGTAGATGAGTTTTATGATGCAATTAACGAATCGAAGCCATCGTTCATTCGTATAGAAGCAGATGAGCTTACATATCCGCTTCACGTCATGGTTCGTTATGAACTTGAGAAAGAATTATTTGATGGTACATTACAAGTGAAGGATTTGCCAGCGGCTTGGAATGATAAGATGGAAGCATATTTAGGAATTCGTCCGGCAAACGATGCACAAGGTGTATTGCAAGATGTTCACTGGGCTGGTGGTTCATTTGGATACTTCCCATCTTATGCGCTTGGTTATATGTATGCAGCGCAATTTAAGCAAAGAATGTTAAAAGACATTCCGAACTTTGATGCATTATTAGAAGAAGGAAACGTAACACCAATTCGTAAATGGTTAACAGAAAACATTCACCAATACGGTAAAACGAAAAAGCCACTTGAAATTTTAGAAGATGTAACAGGTGAAGGATTAAATGCAAATTACTTAGCAGATTATTTAGAAGCGAAGTATAAAGAAATTTATGATTTATAA
- a CDS encoding GNAT family N-acetyltransferase: MDYTYTVMTQEEAEEIAYNWHYEGEYSFYDIEADEEDLAEFLHDESRGDHTFSVKENGTLIGYFTVCIINDGTVDIGLGMRPDITGNGFGLQFVNAGLAFSKEKYGCNYITLSVATFNERAIKVYKRAGFEAVGTYIQKTNGSCFEFLKMNYICKND; encoded by the coding sequence ATGGATTATACATATACAGTAATGACGCAAGAAGAAGCAGAAGAAATTGCATACAACTGGCATTATGAAGGGGAATATTCCTTTTACGATATAGAGGCAGATGAAGAAGATTTAGCTGAATTTTTACATGATGAGAGTAGGGGGGATCATACCTTTTCTGTGAAGGAAAATGGCACTCTCATTGGTTATTTTACTGTTTGTATAATAAATGATGGAACGGTTGATATAGGTCTTGGAATGAGACCTGATATAACTGGGAACGGATTTGGTTTACAGTTCGTAAACGCTGGATTAGCTTTTAGTAAAGAAAAGTACGGATGTAATTATATAACGTTATCGGTAGCTACATTTAATGAGAGAGCGATTAAAGTGTATAAAAGAGCGGGATTCGAAGCTGTTGGAACGTATATACAGAAGACGAATGGGAGTTGTTTTGAGTTTTTAAAAATGAATTATATATGTAAAAATGATTAA
- a CDS encoding type I methionyl aminopeptidase has translation MITIKTKNEIDLMHESGKLLASCHREIAKMMKPGITTKEIDTFVEAYLEKHGATSEQKDYNGYPYAICASVNDEMCHAFPADVPLTEGDIVTIDMVVNLNGGLSDSAWTYIVGKVSDEAERLLVVAENALYKGIDQAVIGNHVGDIGYAIESYVANEGFSVARDFTGHGIGKEIHEEPAIFHFGKQGQGPELQEGMVITIEPIVNVGMRYSKVDLNGWTARTMDGKLSAQYEHTIAITKDGPIILTTL, from the coding sequence ATGATTACAATTAAAACGAAAAATGAAATAGATTTGATGCATGAATCTGGGAAATTACTTGCTTCATGTCATAGGGAAATTGCGAAAATGATGAAACCAGGTATTACGACAAAAGAAATTGATACGTTTGTTGAAGCATATTTAGAAAAGCATGGTGCAACGTCTGAGCAGAAAGATTACAACGGATATCCATATGCGATATGTGCATCTGTAAACGATGAAATGTGTCATGCGTTTCCGGCCGATGTTCCTTTAACTGAGGGCGATATTGTAACAATTGACATGGTAGTAAACTTAAATGGTGGTCTTTCGGATTCTGCTTGGACGTATATAGTTGGAAAAGTTTCTGATGAAGCAGAAAGATTATTAGTAGTAGCTGAGAATGCTTTGTATAAAGGGATTGACCAGGCAGTAATCGGTAATCATGTAGGGGACATTGGCTATGCAATTGAAAGTTATGTAGCAAATGAAGGTTTTTCTGTTGCAAGAGACTTTACAGGACACGGGATCGGTAAAGAGATTCATGAAGAACCAGCAATTTTTCATTTTGGTAAACAAGGACAAGGGCCTGAGCTACAAGAAGGAATGGTAATTACAATTGAGCCTATTGTAAATGTAGGCATGCGCTATTCTAAAGTAGATTTAAATGGATGGACTGCAAGAACGATGGACGGTAAATTATCAGCTCAATATGAGCATACAATTGCGATTACAAAAGATGGTCCAATCATTTTAACGACACTTTGA
- a CDS encoding xanthine phosphoribosyltransferase: protein MKVLQEKILNEGKVLSGDVLKVDAFLNHQIDPVLMQEIGKEFAKRFKEENITKIVTIESSGIAPAVMAALELGVKVIFARKRKSLTLQDNMYVANVYSFTKQETNEISLSRNHIDETDRVLIIDDFLANGQAALGLMSLVEQAGASIAGIGIVIEKAFQDGGKKLREQGVRVESLAEIASLDNGTVTFVQQETAEVK from the coding sequence ATGAAAGTATTACAAGAAAAGATTTTGAACGAAGGAAAGGTTTTATCTGGTGACGTATTAAAGGTAGATGCATTTTTAAATCATCAAATTGACCCAGTACTTATGCAAGAAATCGGAAAAGAATTTGCTAAACGTTTTAAAGAAGAGAACATTACAAAAATCGTGACGATTGAATCTTCAGGCATTGCACCAGCAGTTATGGCTGCATTAGAGCTTGGTGTAAAAGTAATCTTTGCAAGAAAACGTAAATCGTTAACGTTACAAGATAATATGTACGTTGCAAACGTATATTCATTTACAAAACAAGAAACGAATGAAATTTCATTATCTCGAAATCATATCGATGAAACTGATCGCGTTTTAATTATCGATGACTTTTTAGCGAACGGTCAGGCTGCTTTAGGTTTAATGAGTTTAGTCGAACAAGCAGGAGCAAGTATTGCCGGAATTGGTATTGTTATTGAAAAAGCATTTCAAGATGGAGGAAAGAAGCTTCGTGAACAAGGTGTTCGTGTTGAATCACTAGCAGAAATTGCATCACTTGATAACGGCACAGTTACATTTGTACAGCAAGAAACTGCGGAGGTGAAATAA
- the pbuX gene encoding xanthine permease PbuX, translating to MKQHPIKIASLGMQHMLAMYAGAIIVPLIVGGGLGLNQKELTYLVSIDLLMCGVATILQALSNRFFGIGLPVVLGCTFTAVGPMIAIGKQYGVSSIYGAIIAAGLFVVIFAKLFGKLVKLFPPVVTGSVVTVIGVTLVPAAINDMAGGVGSKDFGSLENLALAFGVLLFIIIMYRFFDGFIRSISILLGLLFGTIVAAFMGKVSLQAVGEADWFHGIQPFYFGTPTFELTPIITMILVACVGIVEATGVYFALSDICNKKIGEKELTKGYRAEGLAMVLGGIFNAFPYTTYSQNVGLVQLTGVRNRVIIYTCGGMLIVLGFIPKIAAITTIIPKSVLGGAMLAMFGMVMAYGIKMLSSVDFGRQENLLIVACSVGIGLGVTVVPTLFSQLPESIRILTDNGIVLGSASAVLLNIVFNMVPQRKVKVKDEPVPIQSAVREA from the coding sequence ATGAAGCAACATCCAATTAAAATCGCATCGCTTGGTATGCAGCATATGCTTGCTATGTATGCTGGTGCAATTATCGTTCCGCTTATTGTGGGCGGTGGACTTGGTTTAAATCAAAAAGAGTTAACGTATTTAGTCTCAATTGATTTATTAATGTGCGGCGTTGCGACAATTTTACAAGCATTATCAAATCGTTTTTTCGGTATTGGACTTCCAGTTGTACTAGGTTGTACATTTACAGCCGTTGGGCCGATGATTGCAATCGGGAAACAATACGGCGTGTCTTCTATTTATGGGGCAATTATTGCTGCCGGGTTATTCGTTGTTATTTTTGCGAAATTATTTGGAAAGCTTGTAAAGCTGTTTCCCCCTGTGGTAACAGGATCTGTTGTTACAGTAATTGGAGTTACACTTGTTCCTGCCGCTATTAATGATATGGCTGGTGGAGTAGGAAGTAAGGATTTCGGTAGTCTTGAAAATTTAGCATTAGCATTTGGTGTGTTATTATTTATCATCATTATGTATCGTTTCTTTGACGGATTTATTCGTTCAATCTCTATTTTACTAGGTCTATTGTTCGGTACAATCGTTGCAGCATTTATGGGGAAAGTAAGCTTGCAAGCGGTTGGAGAAGCGGATTGGTTCCATGGTATTCAACCATTTTACTTCGGTACACCAACATTTGAATTAACACCAATTATTACGATGATTTTAGTTGCTTGCGTAGGGATTGTAGAAGCAACAGGTGTTTACTTTGCATTATCTGATATTTGCAATAAAAAGATTGGTGAAAAAGAATTAACAAAAGGCTATCGCGCAGAAGGACTAGCGATGGTATTAGGTGGTATTTTCAATGCATTCCCATATACAACATACTCTCAAAACGTAGGGCTTGTTCAATTAACTGGAGTAAGAAATCGCGTTATTATTTACACTTGTGGTGGTATGTTAATCGTTCTTGGGTTCATCCCAAAAATCGCAGCTATTACAACAATCATTCCGAAATCAGTACTTGGCGGTGCGATGTTAGCAATGTTCGGTATGGTAATGGCATATGGTATTAAAATGTTAAGTAGCGTTGATTTTGGAAGACAAGAAAACTTATTAATCGTTGCATGTTCTGTTGGAATCGGACTAGGAGTTACTGTCGTTCCTACATTATTCTCACAACTTCCAGAAAGTATTCGTATTTTAACAGATAACGGAATCGTACTTGGAAGTGCGTCAGCAGTACTTTTAAATATCGTATTTAATATGGTGCCGCAGCGTAAAGTGAAAGTAAAGGATGAACCAGTTCCGATACAAAGTGCGGTAAGAGAAGCGTAA
- a CDS encoding DUF418 domain-containing protein, with amino-acid sequence MTQNISQGERIHSIDIIRGIAVLGIFLVNWPIIAGIDSRDLSGVYEGLDSYIRLFYDMFIQTKFYTIFSFLFGLGFYIFMTRAEAKTDRPKTLFVRRLLILLLFGFLHYVLLWDGDILHSYAIAGFFLFLFYRREPRTILIWAIVLLSIFQFLMLIASIGIAFMPKEELGLSLPIMPLEDWVSQIQNRFHAFYANGIGLNISMLPETIGLFLLGLYAGKKDIFRRTKELDSKLKKWQIIMFVLTLPFWFFMVRYFLSTSSYEPLYMQGLAMFSGKTLFIFYIFTLMRLLQKERWQTLLRPFQYVGRMALTNYISHTIVTLLVFGLLFKNYYPAPLWIGPLFCIGFYTLQIFISRWWLSRYQYGPLEYIWRLGTYGKMMPLKKKSKVS; translated from the coding sequence ATGACACAAAACATTTCACAAGGCGAGAGGATACATTCCATCGATATTATTAGAGGAATAGCTGTACTAGGTATTTTTCTTGTTAACTGGCCTATTATCGCCGGGATTGACTCACGTGATCTTTCAGGAGTTTACGAGGGGCTAGATAGCTATATCCGTCTATTTTACGATATGTTTATTCAAACAAAGTTTTATACTATCTTTTCGTTTTTATTCGGCCTAGGCTTTTACATTTTTATGACTCGTGCTGAAGCGAAAACAGATCGACCAAAAACTTTATTTGTTCGTCGCTTACTTATTTTATTATTATTTGGTTTCTTACATTACGTTCTTTTATGGGACGGAGACATTTTACATAGTTATGCAATCGCTGGATTTTTCTTATTTTTATTTTATAGGAGAGAACCTCGTACTATTTTAATATGGGCAATCGTTTTATTAAGTATTTTTCAATTTCTTATGCTAATTGCTAGTATTGGTATTGCCTTCATGCCAAAGGAGGAACTTGGGTTATCCTTACCAATCATGCCACTTGAAGACTGGGTGTCACAAATACAAAATCGTTTCCATGCTTTTTATGCTAATGGCATAGGGCTAAATATTTCAATGCTCCCAGAAACAATCGGATTATTTTTACTCGGTTTATATGCTGGTAAAAAAGACATTTTCCGTCGCACGAAAGAGTTAGACTCGAAACTAAAAAAATGGCAAATCATTATGTTTGTTTTAACATTACCGTTTTGGTTCTTTATGGTTCGTTATTTCTTATCAACATCGTCATATGAACCACTTTATATGCAAGGACTTGCAATGTTTAGCGGAAAAACATTATTCATATTCTACATTTTCACGCTCATGCGTTTATTACAAAAAGAAAGATGGCAAACATTATTACGTCCGTTCCAGTACGTTGGGCGAATGGCATTAACAAATTACATCTCGCATACAATTGTTACATTACTTGTGTTCGGACTATTGTTTAAAAATTATTATCCAGCTCCATTATGGATAGGACCACTATTTTGCATCGGTTTCTACACGTTACAAATCTTTATTAGCCGCTGGTGGCTGTCACGTTATCAATACGGGCCACTTGAATATATATGGCGCCTTGGTACGTACGGAAAAATGATGCCACTTAAAAAGAAAAGCAAGGTCTCATAA